One window from the genome of Saccharomyces mikatae IFO 1815 strain IFO1815 genome assembly, chromosome: 4 encodes:
- the MSN5 gene encoding karyopherin MSN5 (similar to Saccharomyces cerevisiae MSN5 (YDR335W); ancestral locus Anc_5.386), with protein sequence MDSTGASQIVGALDVIYSPKSNNSQRQEAQKFLDEVKLCSESPFWGYEIALQNPTNSILKYFGLGLLDHAVKKNWNDYDEEKRVALRKWVMELNFGVQDYDTRYIKEKLATLWVEVAKRTWGEALKQTNPTEEQLLTSWVDMDNNLYELWNINQSSRELALIIFRILFEDVFLLDDLIVLKRMTVIQPLCVMIVCPIEVFAIKYKFSDKWTKFKANKEGWFSVWIPELNNALQQNNSEYIIRLLETLKTCLNWPLTEVIVRNDVLTSLLTCLSSNIPRAQSMALDSIHILLTRPYNNESHYQMTIDRVFDNMDLLDSVYESLLFDPTDDIDETKYPIIKKFVDMISCLYVCVPKIKETNGQINKYFKLVLKTTYNPSLIVSGLTLDLWCTCLRNDEYLPKLEKYVVPDLLQFAADALIYYEQIEGHISKKFAEIDFQSKSEFQTFCSTYRKRIRDIIRLISCVELDLTYDWLNNRLNNYFSSPFGQQVLSSTFLDHKLEPYLGALSQYMIVECFINGCIRWKIWYPTGDDYDEKLESILQKLEILSNQLIALNLREPLLLKKQIQNFALFLTMLKDNVLFTLLEKIITSATMDYPEINLEERGAESDAVRDLRYACGIELNRMALLMPESLKKIYPDLENVIARIMPNLSYHEKISFKSFLLIIVLKSSLDMKEERFASIVDPELLAWSDKTTVVGLSDLHWFMERLGIVQIAEYFQRRSINENSDLLSIPIDNEGKELKSELTKRWQSLFPVRATRMFIHYSMQSIKTDEEFKMLQDLWKPRIVPILPYITRLLYQLQSYHDPDNWKGLPTVVQSFVKYSTIERFWEAGASNKSKDEFIDEHMKAMQTLRDFADSVGHIIRYTREYTLLVLSAISSLGSVFYLLDESPDLLLNSIAIYKTGTNEISPGVSTHGWKHILNIAIRPILKGCPKECLEKFMPAFLPKLFEILDVLLCQKWSMHMNDMDMNPVPTDDDQMTEEILEENLLRQLTTVVVRIVIDCVGQGNANPNSAKSRLNNHQLGMRKIIFNDLNTLALFLKLLNHLISFKDTKCSFNSILVMKCCLTSVLNQNNTVDEYFTFEVMKNLLLNVLCNSAFKDSFHEALYVFTVIFLTLCKEYPSARAFLFEISNGYNIDELYKNLRSVDEYKTQRALMIDFIDWVKSTNGKEDSNVDHAGDERKRQEKREAILKKANERLIKKNKENGDMLDDPNIEDGAVGNLFDDN encoded by the coding sequence atggattCTACAGGCGCATCTCAGATTGTTGGAGCATTAGATGTCATTTACTCCCCCAAGTCCAATAATTCTCAACGACAAGAAgctcaaaaatttttagaTGAAGTAAAATTATGTTCAGAATCTCCTTTTTGGGGATATGAAATTGCATTGCAAAACCCCACTAATTCTATATTGAAATACTTCGGGTTAGGGTTATTAGACCATGcagtgaagaaaaactggAATGATTACGACGAGGAAAAAAGAGTGGCTTTGAGAAAATGGGTCATGGAACTAAATTTTGGCGTGCAGGATTATGATACCAGATATATCAAGGAAAAATTAGCCACTCTATGGGTAGAAGTGGCAAAAAGAACATGGGGAGAAGCTCTTAAACAGACAAATCCCACGGAAGAACAATTGCTCACATCGTGGGTGGACATGGATAATAACCTCTATGAACTTTGGAACATTAACCAGTCGTCAAGAGAACTAGCATTAATAATTTTCAGAAtcctttttgaagatgttttcttgttggaCGATCTAATTGTTTTGAAGAGAATGACCGTTATCCAGCCTTTATGTGTAATGATAGTTTGCCCCATTGAAGTCTTCGCAATAAAATACAAATTCAGCGATAAGTGGACCAAGTTCAAAGCAAACAAAGAGGGCTGGTTTTCTGTTTGGATTCCCGAATTAAACAACGCATTACAACAAAATAATTCTGAATATATCATAAGACTTTTAGAAACTCTGAAAACATGTTTAAACTGGCCACTGACTGAAGTTATTGTAAGAAATGATGTGTTGACCTCCTTGTTGACTTGTCTCTCCAGCAATATCCCGAGAGCACAGTCTATGGCATTAGATTCGATACACATTTTGTTGACGCGTCCCTATAATAACGAGAGTCATTATCAAATGACGATAGATCGAGTATTCGATAATATGGACTTGTTAGATAGCGTTTATGAAAGTTTACTGTTCGATCCCACTGATGATATAGACGAAACAAAGTATCctataataaaaaagttcGTGGATATGATCAGCTGCCTTTATGTTTGCGTCCCTAAGATCAAGGAAACAAATGGACAAATTAACAAATACTTTAAGCTTGTATTAAAGACAACCTATAATCCAAGCTTAATCGTAAGCGGATTAACGTTGGATCTATGGTGTACTTGTCTTCGAAACGACGAATACTTGCCCAAACTGGAAAAATATGTTGTTCCTGACTTGCTACAGTTTGCTGCAGACGCTTTGATATATTATGAACAGATTGAGGGTCatatttccaaaaaatttgCCGAGATTGATTTTCAATCCAAGTCCGAATTTCAAACATTCTGTTCAACTTATaggaaaagaataagaGACATCATTAGGCTGATTTCGTGTGTGGAATTGGACCTCACTTATGATTGGTTAAACAATAGATTAAATAATTATTTCAGTTCTCCCTTTGGTCAGCAGGTCCTAAGTTCTACATTTTTGGACCATAAATTAGAACCATATCTTGGTGCACTGTCTCAGTATATGATTGTGGAATGTTTTATCAATGGTTGTATAAGATGGAAGATCTGGTATCCAACAGGGGATGATTATGATGAGAAATTGGAGTCCATTTTACAGAAACTGGAAATTTTATCAAACCAATTAATTGCATTAAATTTAAGAGAACCActattattgaagaaacagaTTCAAAATTTCGCACTTTTTTTGACCATGTTAAAGGATAACGTCCTTTTCACACttttagaaaaaatcataaCAAGTGCCACAATGGATTATCCAGAAATCAATTTGGAAGAAAGAGGCGCTGAGTCAGACGCAGTTAGAGACTTGAGGTATGCTTGCGGTATAGAACTGAATAGAATGGCTTTATTAATGCCTGAATcgctgaaaaaaatatacccAGACCTAGAAAATGTCATTGCAAGAATAATGCCCAACTTATCTTACCATGAAAAAATCTCGTTTAAATCGTTCTTATTGATCATTGTGTTAAAATCTTCACTAGATATGAAAGAGGAAAGGTTTGCTAGTATTGTGGATCCAGAACTTTTGGCCTGGTCTGATAAAACTACAGTGGTCGGTCTTTCTGATTTGCATTGGTTCATGGAACGTTTAGGTATTGTTCAAATTGCAGAGTATTTTCAAAGACGTAGTATCAACGAAAACAGCGACCTTCTATCTATTCCAATTGACAATGAGGGTAAAGAATTAAAATCTGAATTAACCAAACGTTGGCAAAGTTTATTCCCTGTTCGTGCAACAAGAATGTTCATTCATTATTCAATGCAGAGTATAAAGAcagatgaagaattcaaaatgtTACAAGATTTATGGAAACCCAGAATTGTACCTATCTTACCCTATATTACGAGGTTGTTGTACCAATTACAGTCATACCATGATCCAGATAATTGGAAGGGATTGCCTACAGTTGTACAGTCCTTTGTTAAATATTCTACTATTGAAAGATTCTGGGAGGCCGGCGCTTCAAACAAATCAAAGGATGAATTTATCGATGAACATATGAAGGCGATGCAAACTCTAAGAGACTTCGCGGACTCTGTAGGACACATTATTAGGTACACAAGAGAATATACCCTACTTGTTTTGAGTGCTATATCATCGCTTGGTAGCGTTTTTTACCTTTTGGACGAATCCCCCGATTTACTACTGAACTCTATTGCTATATATAAGACAGGTACTAATGAGATAAGTCCCGGTGTTTCCACACATGGCTGGAAACACATATTGAATATAGCTATTCGTCCTATATTGAAAGGTTGTCCAAAAGAATGTTTGGAGAAATTCATGCCTGCTTTTCTACCaaaattatttgaaattttaGATGTGCTCCTTTGTCAGAAATGGTCCATGCATATGAATGATATGGACATGAACCCAGTTCCAACTGACGATGATCAGATGACAGAGGAAATTctggaagaaaatttattaAGACAACTAACAACAGTTGTTGTCAGAATAGTTATTGACTGTGTTGGGCAAGGTAATGCCAACCCAAACAGTGCTAAAAGCAGGCTAAACAACCATCAACTGGGGATGAGAAAAATCATATTCAATGATTTAAACACTCTTGCACTATTTCTGAAACTTTTGAACCACTTAATATCCTTTAAAGACACAAAGTGTTCGTTCAATTCTATCTTAGTAATGAAATGCTGCTTGACCTCCGTTCTTAATCAAAACAATACTGTTGATGAATATTTTACATTTGaagtgatgaagaatttattGCTAAACGTATTGTGTAATAGTGCGTTTAAAGATTCTTTCCATGAGGCATTGTACGTCTTCACCGTAATATTTCTAACGCTGTGCAAAGAATATCCCTCAGCTAGAGCAttcctttttgaaatttcaaatggtTATAATATTGACGAGCTATACAAAAATCTCAGAAGTGTGGATGAATATAAAACGCAAAGGGCACTAATGATTGATTTTATAGATTGGGTGAAGTCCACGAATGGGAAAGAAGACAGTAATGTGGACCATGCGGGCGATGAAAGGAAAAGACAAGAGAAGAGAGAAGCCATTCTGAAGAAGGCAAATGAGAGATTGattaagaaaaacaaagaaaatggagaCATGCTAGATGATCCTAATATCGAAGATGGTGCTGTGGGTAATCTCTTTGATGACAACTGA
- the SWR1 gene encoding chromatin-remodeling protein SWR1 (similar to Saccharomyces cerevisiae SWR1 (YDR334W); ancestral locus Anc_5.383): MTTSRKSHTKDRKAGDEQELVDLKFKYDLLTNELFHLKEFVSLVDYDPTYFNDSESYQKFLKETHLSLEQRGDDPANDSMRKNTKSDLNRRRRNLRTSTVVSSDTTNEKKGDIELKLEAIAPLVRKKCEELKYRLNDYSNTKTLVPQKRSIKHLKKKEATRVLKLKSERNEELPSSPAHKNEENYDHISKVEDTSDVFTIKYSSDDGSIENASEHFSDNFYFTTSSEEENIKKKRGRKKKKPRIKLVVQPPKQTITNPLHVINPEYKNLHEYINSFKSLEEDLTLGEYSRYIDEQREVLSRLRKGVENGALKYDKETDSLQPITSKEIKIILAYKPDPISYFYKQQDLQVHTDHLINQGVYMSKLFRNSTKSRIARAKKVSQMIEQHFKHVAGAEERKLKEEERHKKSLARFAVQAVKKRWNMAEKAYRILRKDEEEQLKRIEGKQHLSKMLEKSTQLLGAQLNQTNEDGKSSNSSSDSDNILSESDVDMDDELSTSSDDDDDEIELKNKPTVTGATPTDESLNLTQSKGKNELLDGSSIVYESNNRDVNPQSLEEHESTTSENSIMTGEESSIYSSSESESQNENDHESTDRTPSVGLKALFGKGEESNGELDLDDSEDFTINNSSEESEEFEKEEMADLTDDVETVNKLDHIQSENRHDVKDVAEDAQKNIQEEQLSVVDVPVPPLLRGDLRTYQKQGLNWLASLYNNHTNGILADEMGLGKTIQTISLLAYLACEKENWGPHLIVVPTSVLLNWEMEFKRFAPGFKVLTYYGSPQQRKEKRKGWNKPDAFHVCIVSYQLVVQDQHSFKRKRWQYMVLDEAHNIKNFRSTRWQALLNFNTQRRLLLTGTPLQNNLAELWSLLYFLMPQTVIDGKKVSGFADLDAFQQWFGRPVDKIIETGQNFGQDKETKKTVAKLHQVLRPYLLRRLKADVEKQMPAKYEHIVYCKLSKRQRFLYDDFMSRTQTKATLASGNFMSIVNCLMQLRKVCNHPNLFEVRPILTSFVLEHCVAADYTIVEKTVLKLLQKNNQLNQIDLDFMNLVFTNNDKYLTSYQAKEVSELACVNDFIEEVNKLKETNKQLQEEFEETSLNFQDANQYFNYSNQQKVEGTLNRLNFLKMVNRLRCDRRPIFGKNLIELLTRDRKIAYEKSRILDEELIKPLQTRALDNRKIIDTFAVLTPSAVSLDIRKLTLGLNDDSSINVNTKQKILEKCIEVANPLHQLQTKLTIAFPDKSLLQYDCGKLQKLAILLQQLKDNGHRALIFTQMTKVLDVLEQFLNYHGYLYMRLDGATKIEDRQILTERFNTDSRITVFILSSRSGGLGINLTGADTVIFYDSDWNPAMDKQCQDRCHRIGQTRDVHIYRFVSEHTIESNILKKANQKRQLDNVVIQEGDFTTDYFSKLSVRDLLGTEFPESVSTEDKPLIANADVAAKDPKQLERLLAQAEDEDDVKAANLAMREVEIDNEDFDETAERKAANEKDDATTELDEYEGTAHVDEYMIRFIANGYYY; the protein is encoded by the coding sequence ATGACCACATCTCGTAAATCGCATACGAAAGACAGAAAAGCTGGTGACGAACAGGAGCTGGTGGACTTGAAGTTTAAGTATGATCTTCTGACGAATGagctttttcatttaaaagAGTTTGTTTCACTGGTAGACTACGATCCAACTTATTTCAATGACTCTGAAAGTTACCAGAAATTTCTCAAGGAAACTCACTTATCACTAGAGCAGAGAGGAGACGATCCTGCCAATGATTCAATgaggaaaaatacaaaaagtgACCTCAATCGAAGGAGACGTAATCTCAGGACATCGACAGTTGTTAGCTCAGATACAACTAATGAGAAAAAGGGCGATATAGAACTAAAGCTGGAAGCTATCGCACCACTAGTACGAAAGAAATGTGAAGAATTAAAATACAGGCTAAATGATTATTCAAATACCAAAACTTTGGTACCGCAAAAAAGGTCGATAAagcatttgaagaagaaagaggcTACAAGGGTTTTGAAGTTAAAAAGCGAAAGAAACGAAGAgttaccatcatcacctgcacataaaaatgaagagaattATGATCACATTTCCAAAGTCGAAGATACTTCTGACGTTTTCACGATAAAGTATTCCTCTGATGATGGCTCCATTGAAAACGCTAGTGAACATTTTAGTGATAACTTTTATTTCACCACATCCTCTGAAGAGGagaatataaagaagaaaaggggtagaaagaaaaaaaagcccAGGATAAAGCTAGTAGTGCAACCTCCGAAGCAAACAATAACAAATCCGTTGCATGTAATCAATCCTGAATACAAAAACTTGCATGAGTAcatcaattcttttaaGTCCCTAGAGGAAGATCTAACTCTTGGGGAATACAGTCGATATATCGATGAACAAAGAGAGGTCTTATCAAGGCTTAGAAAAGGTGTTGAAAATGGTGCGTTAAAATACGACAAAGAAACGGATTCACTGCAACCTATAACATCAAAAGAGATTAAGATAATTCTAGCATATAAACCAGATCCGATTTCGTATTTTTATAAACAACAAGACCTACAAGTCCACACAGATCATTTAATTAACCAAGGTGTTTACATGAGTAAGCTGTTTAGAAATTCGACAAAATCAAGAATTGCAAGAGCTAAGAAAGTTTCTCAAATGATAGAACAGCATTTCAAACACGTAGCAGGTGCagaagaaaggaaattgaAGGAGGAGGAGAGGCACAAAAAATCGTTGGCAAGGTTTGCTGTTCAGGctgttaaaaaaagatggaaCATGGCCGAGAAGGCTTATAGGATTCTAAggaaagatgaagaagaacaattaAAAAGGATTGAGGGTAAACAACATCTTTCTAAAATGTTAGAGAAGAGTACTCAGTTGCTGGGTGCTCAACTAAACCAGACAAATGAGGATGGGAAAAGCAGtaattcatcttctgaCTCAGACAACATATTGAGTGAAAGTGATGTTGATATGGATGATGAATTATCAACATCTtccgatgatgatgatgatgaaattgagCTGAAAAATAAGCCAACAGTAACGGGAGCTACTCCGACGGACGAATCATTAAATTTAACACAATCGAAgggaaaaaatgaacttcTTGATGGATCGTCTATAGTATATGAATCTAACAATAGAGATGTGAATCCTCAGTCATTAGAAGAACATGAAAGTACAACCAGTGAAAATTCTATAATGACAGGAGAGGAGTCGTCGATCTATTCGTCCTCGGAAAGTGAAAGTCAAAACGAAAATGATCATGAATCAACCGATAGAACACCATCAGTAGGTTTAAAAGCGCTCTTCGGTAAAGGTGAAGAGTCAAATGGAGAATTGGATCTTGATGATAGTGAAGATTTTACAATCAACAATTCATCCgaagaaagtgaagaatttgaaaaggaggAAATGGCGGATTTGACTGATGATGTTGAAACAGTGAACAAACTTGATCATATTCAAAGTGAAAACAGACATGATGTAAAAGATGTTGCGGAAGATgcccaaaaaaatatacaagaAGAGCAGCTATCAGTGGTGGATGTGCCTGTGCCACCTTTATTGAGAGGGGACTTAAGAACTTATCAAAAACAAGGTTTGAACTGGTTAGCTTCTCTGTATAACAACCACACAAATGGTATCCTGGCAGATGAAATGGGCTTGGGTAAAACTATTCAAACAATTTCTCTACTAGCATACTTAGCGtgtgaaaaggaaaattgGGGGCCACATCTTATCGTTGTACCTACATCGGTGTTATTGAATTGGGAGATGGAGTTCAAAAGGTTTGCACCGGGGTTCAAAGTCTTGACATACTACGGTTCCCCTCAACAACGAAAAGAGAAGAGGAAAGGTTGGAATAAGCCAGATGCTTTCCACGTTTGTATTGTTTCTTACCAATTAGTAGTCCAAGACCAGCATTCAttcaagagaaagagatgGCAGTATATGGTACTGGATGAGGCTcataatatcaaaaactttaGATCAACAAGATGGCAAGCACTCTTGAACTTCAACACACAAAGAAGGTTGTTGTTGACTGGTACACCTTTACAAAATAATCTCGCAGAGCTGTGGTCACTGTTATACTTCTTAATGCCGCAGACAGTCATTGACGGAAAAAAAGTGTCTGGATTTGCTGATCTTGATGCATTCCAACAATGGTTTGGACGGCCCGTCGATAAGATCATTGAAACTGGTCAGAATTTCGGACAAGACAaggaaacaaagaagacCGTTGCCAAGTTACATCAAGTTTTACGACCATATCTTTTAAGAAGATTGAAGGCAGATGTTGAGAAACAAATGCCAGCTAAGTATGAGCATATTGTTTATTGTAAGTTATCGAAAAGACAAAGATTCTTATACGATGATTTCATGTCGAGAACTCAAACAAAGGCAACTTTAGCCAGTGGTAATTTTATGTCCATTGTCAACTGTTTGATGCAACTGAGAAAAGTGTGTAACCATCCCAATTTATTTGAGGTGAGACCGATATTAACTTCATTTGTCCTTGAGCATTGTGTGGCCGCTGACTACACTATTGTTGAAAAGACGGTTCTTAAATTGCTTCAGAAGAACAATCAACTTAATCAAATTGATTTAGATTTCATGAACTTAGTGTTTACTAACAATGACAAATATTTAACTTCTTACCAAGCGAAGGAGGTTTCTGAACTGGCGTGTGTGAATGATTTCATCGAAGAAGTTAACAAATTGAAGGAAACTAATAAACAACTTCAGGAGGAATTTGAAGAGActtctttaaattttcaagatgCAAATCAGTATTTCAATTATTCTAATCAACAGAAAGTTGAAGGAACACTTAACAGGCTGAACTTTTTAAAGATGGTAAACAGGCTGAGGTGTGATAGGAGACCCATTTTTGGTAAGAATCTGATTGAGCTATTAACGAGAGATAGGAAGATAGCATACGAAAAATCAAGGattcttgatgaagaattgatAAAACCATTGCAAACTAGAGCGTTAGACAACAGAAAGATTATAGACACCTTTGCAGTTTTAACGCCTAGCGCTGTTTCATTGGATATAAGAAAGTTAACTTTAGGACTAAATGATGATAGTTCAATAAATGTAAACACGAAGCAGAAGATATTAGAGAAATGCATTGAAGTAGCTAATCCCTTGCACCAACTGCAAACCAAATTAACAATTGCATTCCCAGATAAATCCCTACTTCAATACGATTGTGGTAAACTCCAGAAATTAGCAATTTTATTACAACAACTAAAGGACAATGGCCATAGGGCCCTTATTTTCACACAGATGACAAAAGTTTTGGATGTTCTCGAACAGTTTTTAAATTATCACGGTTACTTGTATATGAGACTAGATGGTGCCACGAAGATTGAAGACCGACAAATTTTAACGGAGAGATTCAACACTGATTCCAGAATTACAGTATTTATTTTATCAAGTAGATCGGGAGGACTGGGTATAAACCTGACTGGTGCGGATACAGTTATTTTTTACGATTCAGATTGGAACCCAGCCATGGACAAACAGTGTCAAGATAGATGTCATAGGATTGGCCAAACTCGAGATGTGCATATATACAGATTTGTCAGCGAGCATACCATAGAAAGCAACATCTTGAAAAAGGCTAACCAAAAAAGACAACTGGAtaatgttgttattcaagAAGGTGACTTCACCACCGATTATTTCAGCAAACTTTCCGTAAGAGACCTACTGGGAACCGAATTTCCCGAGAGTGTCTCAACTGAGGATAAGCCGTTAATAGCGAATGCGGATGTGGCAGCTAAAGACCCTAAACAACTTGAAAGATTACTTGCGCAAGCtgaagatgaggatgacGTCAAAGCCGCCAATTTGGCAATGAGAGAAGTGGAAATTGACAACGAGGACTTCGACGAAACTgcagaaagaaaagcagCGAATGAAAAGGATGATGCTACTACTGAACTTGATGAGTATGAGGGTACTGCCCACGTTGATGAGTACATGATCAGGTTTATCGCCAACGGTTATTATTACTAA
- the MRX8 gene encoding translation initiation/elongation factor MRX8 (similar to Saccharomyces cerevisiae YDR336W; ancestral locus Anc_5.387) has product MRIMYKRQVHNSTAFIQSLVANTNTTRLATQSSVERTRKKASKASLKKKPGKWPKEKIPDWLELNDTFNKHYRKPTNFDLNKVNRFFNNAKVKFEWCVSKFDDIPGQKRKDSSLHQESDNDISRKYERENIKHTTSINSSPEVIFLGGTNVGKSSILNNITTSRVSRDLGSLARVSKTTGFTKTLNCYNVGNRLKMIDSPGYGFGSSKGQGNVTLQYLLEREELVRCFLLLAGDKDINATDNMIIQYIHDHRIPFEVVFTKMDKVRDLDKFKKKVTSSGLMDLPALPKLIFTNSLTSSTSPKRFGIDFLRYTIFQSCGLIS; this is encoded by the coding sequence ATGAGAATAATGTATAAGAGGCAAGTGCATAATTCAACAGCTTTTATACAAAGCCTTGTTGCTAATACTAACACAACAAGACTAGCCACGCAGTCATCTGTTGAAAGaactagaaaaaaagcttcAAAGGCAAgtctaaaaaagaaacctGGTAAATggccaaaagaaaagattccGGACTGGCTTGAATTGAACGATACTTTTAACAAACATTATAGAAAGCCAACTAACTTTGATTTAAATAAAGTTAACCgattttttaataatgcaaaagtaaaatttgAATGGTGTGTATCtaaatttgatgacatACCTGgtcaaaaaaggaaagactCCTCTTTGCATCAGGAATCTGACAATGAcatatcaagaaaatatgaaCGTGAAAACATCAAACACACTACATCGATCAATTCTTCGCCAGAAGTAATATTTCTCGGAGGAACAAATGTAGGGAAATCTTctattttgaataatataaCTACCTCACGTGTAAGCAGAGATTTGGGAAGCCTTGCAAGAGTGTCTAAGACGACAGGCTTTACGAAAACTCTCAACTGCTACAATGTGGGGAATAGACTTAAAATGATTGACTCACCTGGGTATGGCTTTGGAAGCAGTAAAGGTCAGGGAAATGTCACTTTACAATATCTCTTGGAGAGAGAAGAACTTGTTAGGTGTTTTCTCTTACTCGCTGGCGATAAGGACATAAATGCCACAGATAATATGATAATTCAATACATCCATGATCACAGAATCCCTTTTGAAGTCGTTTTTACGAAAATGGACAAAGTTAGAGACTTAGATAAGTTTAAGAAGAAGGTTACCTCTTCAGGTTTAATGGACCTTCCAGCTCTCCCCAAACTTATATTTACGAACTCGCTCACATCCAGTACGTCTCCTAAACGGTTCGGTATAGACTTTCTAAGATATAcaatatttcaaagttgTGGCCTGATTTCATGa
- the MRPS28 gene encoding mitochondrial 37S ribosomal protein uS15m (similar to Saccharomyces cerevisiae MRPS28 (YDR337W); ancestral locus Anc_5.389) yields MSIIGRSAILNLRNSLCSLRMSKRSFVSSPINHSVKAVKFLKAQRRKQKNEAKQATLKASTDKVDPVLGRVDTPFITRIMAELKEPLVLSKGFNIEEVDKFFAAIESAKRERAELSGLNTEVVGLEDIETLEAKREAILRILSMRNSENKNAIKLAVELARKEFERFPGDTGSSEVQAACMTVRIQNMANHIKEHRKDFANTRNLRILVQERQAILRYLKRDNPEKYYWTIQKLGLNDAAIMDEFNMDRRYMQDYEFFGNKVLIKDSKKVASQKRKEVRKQKRATF; encoded by the coding sequence ATGTCAATCATCGGGAGGAGTGCTATTCTCAATCTAAGAAATTCACTATGTTCTTTGCGTATGAGCAAGAGATCGTTCGTATCTTCTCCAATTAACCATAGTGTAAAAGCTGTGAAGTTCTTGAAGGCCCAAAGAcgaaaacagaaaaatgaaGCCAAGCAAGCTACTTTAAAGGCTTCGACCGATAAAGTCGATCCAGTTTTGGGTCGTGTTGACACCCCCTTCATAACACGTATTATGGCAGAGCTAAAAGAACCACTAGTTCTGTCTAAAGGTTTCAACATCGAAGAAGTAGACAAGTTCTTTGCGGCTATTGAGTCAGCTAAACGTGAAAGAGCAGAGCTATCAGGTTTAAACACAGAGGTTGTGGGTCTTGAAGACATAGAGACTTTAGAAGCAAAACGTGAAGCtattttgagaatattgAGCATGAGAAACTCCGAGAATAAAAACGCTATTAAACTGGCAGTCGAACTTGCACGAAAGGAGTTTGAGAGATTTCCAGGCGACACTGGTTCTAGTGAAGTTCAAGCAGCTTGTATGACTGTTCGTATCCAGAATATGGCAAACCATATAAAAGAGCATCGTAAAGACTTTGCGAACACTAGAAATTTGAGAATATTAGTTCAAGAAAGGCAGGCGATTTTGagatatttgaaaagggaTAATCCGGAGAAATACTACTGGACCATTCAAAAGCTGGGGCTGAACGATGCTGCTATAATGGATGAATTCAATATGGATAGACGTTATATGCAAGattatgaattttttggCAATAAAGTATTGATAAAGGACTCTAAAAAAGTGGCAAGCCAAAAGCGTAAGGAGgtaagaaaacaaaaaagggCTACATTTTAG